A portion of the Edaphobacter lichenicola genome contains these proteins:
- a CDS encoding DUF4397 domain-containing protein: protein MFDKLFHRARLSGHLFAVAAVLATLTGCQAISSAPQSQLRIIAASADTPGFDLYRGSAAVAFNLDFGTVTSYVPQTPGIDTISAETAGTRQVLSSSKVTLAASTQYTVLIGSSASSLQQLVLVDQSQPAPPGQMALRVIDQATHVGAVDIYLVPAGQKLTAVTPLITGVLFGANTGYLNISTGTYTIVMVPTGAAPISATAAAYTGPQINYSAGSARTVILIDQQPVTTSGLQVITADDYTPAAAN, encoded by the coding sequence ATGTTCGACAAATTATTCCATCGCGCCCGTCTCTCCGGTCATCTCTTTGCAGTCGCTGCAGTTTTAGCAACCCTCACTGGCTGCCAAGCCATCAGCTCCGCTCCGCAATCGCAGCTTCGTATCATCGCTGCCTCTGCTGATACCCCCGGCTTCGACCTTTATCGGGGCTCTGCGGCCGTTGCCTTCAACCTGGACTTCGGTACCGTCACCTCATACGTTCCGCAAACGCCTGGTATTGATACGATCAGCGCCGAAACCGCCGGCACCAGGCAGGTCCTTTCCTCCTCGAAGGTCACGTTGGCCGCCTCGACCCAATACACCGTACTGATCGGCAGCTCTGCCTCCAGTCTCCAGCAACTTGTTCTCGTCGACCAGAGTCAGCCGGCCCCTCCAGGGCAGATGGCGCTTCGCGTCATCGACCAGGCCACTCATGTCGGCGCCGTGGACATCTATCTCGTTCCAGCCGGCCAGAAACTCACTGCCGTCACCCCTCTAATCACTGGTGTCCTATTCGGTGCTAATACCGGCTATCTCAATATCTCGACCGGCACATATACCATCGTTATGGTCCCCACCGGCGCTGCTCCCATCAGCGCCACCGCTGCTGCCTACACCGGACCCCAGATCAACTACTCTGCAGGCTCTGCTCGCACCGTCATTCTCATTGATCAACAGCCCGTTACCACTTCTGGACTTCAAGTAATTACCGCCGACGACTACACTCCCGCCGCCGCAAACTGA
- the hisD gene encoding histidinol dehydrogenase has protein sequence MKLVRTFGRGRAAADALIESLERRGSVTTSRVEPVARKILSAVRKSGDRALLKYAAELDGLTNGERLLVSREEMKSAWDSTAPKLQAAMMVARGNILAFAEAQLPPEWNISPTAGVKTGQIVRSLGSVGCYVPGGRYPLPSTLLMTVTPAQVAGVERIVVCSPKPAKETMAAAWLAGVTEFYRVGGAQAIGALAYGTATIGRVDKIVGPGNLYVTAAKMLVSGDCGIDMPAGPTEIVVTSETGKAEGIAADLVAQAEHDPEALAVFITSNEPLARAVSLEVTAQAQNNTIAKQALAAQGCIFVTATIQEAQQLTNRLAPEHLTVDTSADLKWVRNAGSVFVGAYAPQSMGDYISGPNHVLPTGRAGRVRGGLSVLDFVKVITVQQYTHAGLRRMGPHAITLAEAEGLKGHAKSVQVKMK, from the coding sequence ATGAAGCTGGTAAGAACATTTGGTCGAGGCAGGGCCGCAGCAGATGCGCTGATTGAGTCGCTGGAACGCCGTGGCTCAGTAACCACGTCGCGCGTTGAACCCGTGGCGCGGAAAATTCTCTCTGCGGTGCGTAAAAGCGGCGATCGAGCTCTACTCAAATATGCGGCTGAGCTTGACGGACTCACGAATGGAGAGCGCTTGTTGGTCTCTCGAGAAGAGATGAAGTCAGCCTGGGATTCGACGGCCCCGAAGCTACAAGCTGCAATGATGGTGGCACGAGGAAATATTCTTGCGTTCGCTGAAGCCCAGTTGCCGCCGGAATGGAACATTTCTCCTACGGCTGGAGTGAAGACGGGCCAGATTGTACGGTCACTTGGAAGCGTTGGCTGCTATGTGCCTGGGGGACGCTACCCATTGCCGTCAACGCTATTAATGACGGTGACTCCGGCACAAGTAGCCGGGGTAGAACGAATTGTCGTATGTTCGCCAAAACCCGCAAAAGAGACGATGGCGGCTGCATGGCTGGCTGGAGTAACTGAGTTTTATCGAGTAGGGGGTGCGCAGGCGATTGGCGCGTTGGCTTATGGAACGGCAACGATTGGCCGAGTCGACAAGATTGTAGGGCCGGGGAATCTCTATGTCACGGCAGCAAAGATGCTGGTCTCAGGTGACTGTGGAATCGATATGCCAGCGGGTCCGACCGAGATCGTGGTGACGAGCGAAACGGGCAAAGCCGAGGGTATTGCTGCGGATTTGGTTGCACAAGCGGAGCATGATCCAGAAGCTCTCGCAGTATTTATTACGAGTAACGAACCACTCGCCAGAGCGGTTTCGCTTGAGGTTACGGCTCAAGCGCAAAACAATACGATTGCGAAACAAGCGCTGGCCGCTCAAGGATGCATATTTGTAACAGCCACTATTCAGGAAGCACAGCAGCTAACGAATCGACTTGCACCTGAGCATTTGACAGTCGACACATCTGCTGATTTGAAGTGGGTTCGAAACGCGGGATCCGTGTTTGTGGGTGCGTACGCTCCACAATCGATGGGAGACTACATCTCTGGCCCGAACCATGTACTCCCAACAGGTCGCGCTGGGCGAGTCAGAGGCGGCCTAAGCGTGTTGGACTTTGTCAAGGTGATTACTGTTCAGCAGTACACACATGCAGGATTGAGGCGGATGGGGCCACATGCAATTACGTTGGCGGAAGCAGAAGGTTTGAAAGGGCATGCAAAAAGCGTGCAAGTGAAGATGAAATGA
- the hisI gene encoding phosphoribosyl-AMP cyclohydrolase → MSDAVKIDFAKMDGLVPGMVQDAKTGEILMLGFLNEVSYAKTLETGYVTFWSRTRQKLWMKGESSGNRLRVIDASTDCDNDALLFKVEVEGDGLVCHEGTVSCFTKNIAMEAK, encoded by the coding sequence ATGAGCGATGCAGTAAAGATTGATTTTGCGAAGATGGATGGCCTCGTTCCGGGCATGGTGCAGGATGCAAAGACGGGCGAGATATTGATGCTCGGATTTCTAAACGAAGTGAGTTATGCGAAGACACTCGAGACTGGATATGTCACGTTCTGGAGCCGAACGAGGCAGAAACTCTGGATGAAGGGCGAGTCCAGCGGCAATCGTCTGCGAGTGATCGACGCTTCAACTGACTGCGACAACGATGCCTTGCTGTTCAAAGTCGAGGTAGAAGGCGACGGCTTGGTATGCCACGAGGGTACGGTGAGCTGCTTTACGAAAAACATTGCGATGGAGGCGAAGTGA
- the hisG gene encoding ATP phosphoribosyltransferase yields the protein MTETQSKESQKLKLGIPKGSLQDATIALFERAGWRIFANGRSYFPSIDDVEIECMLVRAQEMARYVEHGALDAGLTGNDWVLENQTDVEYVTSLTYSKQSRQKVKWVLAVPEDSPFQKPEDLAGKIIATELVEFTKRYFAGKKIPVTVEFSWGATEVKPPTLADAIVEVTETGSSLRANRLRIIETLMESETQLIANKSAYKDSWKRRKIENISLMLNAAIAAQGRVGLMLNARKSDLQEIVGVLPALNSPTVSQLSDQEWVALNTILDEALVREVIPKLKAAGATGIVEYPLSKVVL from the coding sequence GTGACCGAAACACAATCAAAAGAATCGCAGAAGCTGAAGCTGGGAATTCCGAAGGGAAGCCTGCAGGATGCTACGATCGCGCTGTTCGAACGGGCAGGCTGGAGGATCTTCGCGAATGGTAGAAGCTACTTTCCTTCTATCGACGATGTGGAGATCGAGTGCATGCTGGTGCGGGCGCAGGAGATGGCGCGCTATGTCGAACATGGAGCGCTGGATGCTGGATTAACCGGCAATGATTGGGTGCTGGAGAACCAGACCGACGTGGAATATGTAACGAGTCTTACTTATTCCAAACAGAGCCGGCAAAAAGTTAAGTGGGTGCTTGCTGTCCCGGAAGACTCTCCTTTCCAAAAGCCTGAAGACCTGGCGGGTAAGATTATCGCCACGGAGTTAGTTGAGTTTACGAAGCGGTATTTCGCGGGGAAGAAGATTCCCGTGACGGTGGAGTTCAGCTGGGGCGCGACGGAGGTAAAGCCACCGACATTGGCTGATGCAATTGTTGAAGTAACAGAGACCGGGTCGTCTTTACGAGCAAACCGGCTACGGATTATCGAGACGCTGATGGAGAGCGAGACGCAACTCATTGCCAACAAGAGCGCATACAAGGACTCCTGGAAACGACGGAAGATTGAAAACATCTCACTGATGCTGAACGCAGCGATAGCAGCACAGGGGCGCGTAGGGCTTATGCTGAATGCGCGAAAAAGCGATCTGCAAGAGATCGTCGGCGTGCTGCCGGCGTTGAACTCGCCTACAGTGTCACAGTTAAGCGATCAGGAATGGGTGGCATTAAACACGATTCTTGATGAGGCGCTGGTGCGTGAGGTAATTCCTAAGCTGAAAGCTGCAGGAGCTACCGGAATTGTTGAATATCCGCTGAGTAAAGTGGTGCTTTAG
- a CDS encoding SpoIIE family protein phosphatase encodes MPYKSARLQYFCLAVVAALALLHAYGGAILNYNVFAHGDTLVRFPFNSGYPQENIAGDSKETRAAGLQRSDTIVSINGQPYTGRKVALNQIRHSSPGDPMAVTYRRGPSSPIQTTTIRLAAVHPEKRSAFAIAAGLTLAVLPFLCLLIGLWVVFARPRNPHAWLILGILSYFDPLFVDVTLITNTFVQPFAFFWNIAAQTAMPLCLMFFGVYFPERSPLDVKLPWVKWLIAIPILLLVPFDFFFSYGDMWDFSVIHRFLPYTYAINTTENLLSSAGISWFFLTLFPKISQATGDARRRLRVLYFGTSIGLTPFFILVIISIYRHTDLGQDIPQWINLSVYLILLLFPLSLAYAVIVQRAMDVSILIRQGSRYAFARQSLITIRVLLGIWLALSLKDFLSHPGPQRNIDIVRMVGIVVVFFAFRFILSERLQQKIDQRFFREAYSTEQLLSELSDEARNFTEVTPLLETITRRLGETLHIDRIAVFLRSGETFKLQLATGPPMIPSAAQIFSLPAASTTITTLTRNTTPANVYRDDPSSWLVNASDAERTALADLSTELLVPLPGRSRLAGVIALGPKRSEEPYSKTDRQLLQTIASQTGLALENAELLETLTTEVAQRERISREIEIAREVQERLFPQVYPNVPGVDLAGFCRPAQVVGGDYFDFFLLPSNPPKKPHLALALGDISGKGISAALLMASLRASLRSIAGLQQGDLAALISNVNNLVYESSTTNRYATFFYAEFDPVSRLLTYVNAGHNPPYVLRHSQAIALEPTGTVIGLLPDAEYAQATIQLESGDVLVAFTDGISEAMNHDKEEWGENRMIATANRVLDQPGCTPSAQQILTCIFDAADKFTAGAPQHDDMTLLICAVS; translated from the coding sequence ATGCCTTACAAATCCGCGCGCCTTCAATATTTCTGTCTCGCCGTGGTAGCCGCGCTTGCACTGTTGCATGCGTACGGCGGCGCAATTCTGAACTATAACGTCTTCGCACATGGCGACACGCTCGTTCGTTTTCCCTTCAACAGCGGCTATCCGCAGGAAAATATTGCAGGTGACAGCAAAGAGACTCGTGCCGCTGGCCTCCAGCGATCTGACACCATCGTCTCCATCAATGGCCAACCCTACACCGGGCGCAAGGTCGCTCTGAATCAGATTCGCCACTCTTCGCCGGGCGATCCAATGGCGGTTACTTATCGCCGTGGTCCTAGTTCGCCGATCCAAACCACGACTATTCGCCTCGCTGCTGTCCATCCTGAAAAGCGCTCTGCATTTGCAATAGCGGCCGGACTCACGCTCGCCGTGCTGCCCTTTCTATGTCTCCTCATTGGGCTTTGGGTGGTCTTCGCACGCCCTCGCAATCCGCATGCCTGGCTCATCTTAGGCATCCTCAGTTACTTCGACCCGCTTTTTGTCGACGTCACCCTCATTACGAACACGTTCGTCCAACCGTTTGCTTTCTTCTGGAACATCGCGGCTCAGACTGCTATGCCGCTTTGCCTTATGTTCTTCGGTGTCTATTTTCCCGAGCGCTCGCCTTTAGATGTGAAGCTTCCGTGGGTCAAATGGCTGATTGCCATTCCTATCCTTCTCCTCGTTCCCTTTGATTTCTTCTTCTCCTATGGAGATATGTGGGATTTCAGCGTGATTCATCGGTTTTTGCCTTACACCTATGCCATCAACACGACCGAAAATCTACTCAGTTCCGCTGGAATTTCGTGGTTCTTCCTTACTCTTTTCCCCAAAATCTCGCAGGCTACCGGGGATGCACGCCGTCGCCTCCGTGTCCTGTACTTCGGGACATCCATTGGCCTTACGCCCTTCTTCATTCTTGTCATCATTTCCATCTATCGGCACACAGATTTAGGTCAGGACATCCCGCAGTGGATTAACCTCTCGGTATACCTGATCCTGCTTCTCTTTCCGCTCTCCCTTGCTTACGCTGTCATCGTCCAGCGAGCGATGGATGTCAGCATCCTCATCCGCCAGGGCTCCCGATACGCCTTCGCCCGTCAATCGCTCATCACCATACGAGTTCTCCTTGGAATATGGCTGGCCCTGTCGTTGAAAGACTTCCTCTCTCACCCCGGTCCTCAGCGCAACATCGATATTGTTCGCATGGTAGGCATCGTTGTCGTCTTTTTCGCCTTCCGCTTCATCCTCTCCGAACGCCTACAGCAAAAGATCGACCAGCGATTCTTCCGCGAGGCTTATTCCACCGAGCAACTTCTCTCGGAACTCTCCGATGAGGCGCGAAATTTTACCGAAGTAACACCTCTTCTCGAAACCATCACGCGCCGCCTCGGAGAGACACTCCACATCGACCGTATCGCGGTCTTCCTCCGTAGCGGTGAGACCTTCAAGCTGCAGCTTGCCACCGGCCCCCCGATGATCCCAAGTGCCGCGCAGATTTTTTCCCTGCCTGCTGCATCAACCACAATCACAACCCTCACCCGCAATACGACCCCAGCCAACGTCTATCGCGACGACCCATCCAGTTGGCTTGTGAATGCCAGCGACGCCGAACGTACTGCCCTCGCCGACCTCTCTACGGAACTCCTTGTCCCGCTTCCTGGCCGCAGTCGTCTTGCCGGCGTAATCGCTCTTGGACCCAAGCGCTCTGAAGAACCCTATAGTAAGACCGACCGACAACTGCTTCAGACCATCGCTTCACAGACAGGCCTAGCTCTAGAAAATGCTGAACTCCTTGAAACCCTCACCACCGAAGTCGCACAGCGCGAGCGAATCTCTCGCGAGATCGAAATCGCCCGTGAGGTTCAGGAGCGACTCTTCCCGCAGGTATACCCAAATGTTCCGGGTGTCGACCTTGCCGGCTTCTGCCGACCTGCTCAGGTCGTTGGCGGCGACTACTTCGATTTTTTTCTTCTTCCTTCAAATCCGCCCAAGAAACCTCATTTGGCCCTCGCTCTCGGGGATATCTCTGGCAAGGGCATCTCTGCTGCGCTTCTCATGGCCAGCCTGCGCGCCAGTCTTCGCAGCATTGCCGGCCTGCAGCAGGGAGATCTCGCCGCTCTCATATCCAATGTCAATAACCTGGTCTACGAGTCCTCCACGACCAATCGTTACGCCACATTCTTTTACGCCGAATTCGATCCCGTCTCCCGTCTCCTGACTTACGTCAACGCTGGCCACAATCCTCCTTACGTCCTGCGCCATTCTCAGGCCATCGCCCTCGAACCTACGGGAACGGTTATCGGCCTACTTCCCGACGCGGAATACGCCCAAGCCACCATTCAGCTCGAATCAGGCGATGTTCTCGTTGCATTCACCGACGGCATCTCCGAGGCTATGAACCACGACAAGGAGGAATGGGGGGAGAATCGAATGATCGCTACCGCCAATCGAGTCCTTGACCAGCCGGGCTGCACCCCCTCCGCCCAGCAAATCCTCACATGCATCTTCGATGCGGCAGACAAGTTCACTGCCGGCGCACCGCAGCACGACGACATGACCCTACTTATCTGTGCCGTAAGCTAG
- the ahcY gene encoding adenosylhomocysteinase — protein sequence MATATIDQAAAAPQYKVADISLAEFGRKEIDIAEQEMPGLMSIRNKYAAGKPLAGVRVTGSLHMTIQTAVLIETMVALGANVRWASCNIFSTQDHAAAAIAAAGVSVFAWKGETLEEFWWCTNESLKFPDGKGGLLGPQLVIDDGGDVTLLIHKGVEMEKGDKWVDSPSSSTEEDVIKTLLKKVHAEHPTRWQDVAKEWRGVSEETTTGVHRLYKMLEKGTLLVPAINVNDSVTKSKFDNLYGCRESLVDGIKRATDVMIAGKVAVVCGYGDVGKGSAASLRGLGARVVVTEIDPINALQAAMEGYEVTTIEETLGRGDIYVTCTGNVDIITVEHMKLMKDQAIVCNIGHFDNEIQMEPLNALKGVKKLNIKPQVDKYTFESGSSIFILAEGRLVNLGCATGHPSFVMSNSFANQTLAQLDLWKNKDKYKIGIYILPKKLDEEVARLHLEKIGVKLTTLSKKQADYLSVPVDGPYKADHYRY from the coding sequence ATGGCGACAGCGACGATTGATCAAGCAGCAGCAGCCCCGCAATACAAGGTGGCCGATATCTCTCTGGCAGAGTTTGGCCGTAAGGAGATTGATATCGCCGAGCAGGAGATGCCAGGGTTGATGTCGATCCGCAACAAGTATGCTGCGGGCAAGCCGTTGGCGGGCGTTCGGGTGACAGGCTCGCTACATATGACGATTCAAACAGCCGTGCTCATTGAGACGATGGTTGCGTTGGGCGCGAACGTGCGCTGGGCAAGCTGCAACATCTTCTCGACCCAGGACCATGCAGCGGCGGCAATTGCTGCCGCAGGCGTTTCCGTGTTCGCGTGGAAGGGTGAGACGCTGGAGGAGTTCTGGTGGTGCACGAACGAGTCGCTGAAATTCCCTGACGGTAAGGGTGGACTACTTGGGCCGCAACTTGTGATTGATGACGGCGGTGATGTGACGCTGCTGATTCACAAGGGTGTGGAGATGGAGAAGGGCGATAAGTGGGTGGATTCGCCTTCGAGTTCGACCGAAGAAGATGTGATCAAAACTCTCTTGAAGAAGGTGCATGCGGAGCATCCGACGCGCTGGCAGGATGTTGCCAAGGAGTGGCGTGGTGTTTCGGAAGAGACGACGACCGGAGTTCACCGGCTGTACAAGATGTTGGAGAAGGGCACGCTGCTCGTGCCTGCGATCAACGTCAACGACTCGGTGACGAAGTCGAAGTTCGACAACTTGTACGGCTGCCGTGAGTCGCTGGTGGATGGCATCAAGCGCGCGACCGATGTGATGATTGCGGGGAAGGTTGCTGTCGTTTGCGGCTATGGCGATGTGGGCAAGGGTTCGGCGGCTTCACTGCGCGGGCTTGGTGCTCGCGTGGTTGTGACCGAGATCGACCCGATCAATGCGCTGCAGGCTGCCATGGAGGGTTATGAGGTCACGACGATCGAGGAGACTCTTGGTCGCGGCGATATCTATGTAACCTGCACGGGCAACGTAGATATCATCACTGTGGAGCACATGAAGCTGATGAAGGATCAGGCGATTGTGTGCAACATCGGCCACTTTGACAACGAAATTCAAATGGAGCCGCTGAACGCGCTGAAGGGCGTGAAGAAGCTAAACATCAAGCCTCAGGTGGACAAGTACACGTTCGAGAGCGGCAGCAGTATCTTCATTCTTGCTGAGGGCCGTCTGGTGAACTTGGGTTGCGCAACTGGACATCCGAGCTTCGTGATGTCAAACAGCTTTGCGAACCAGACCCTCGCGCAGCTCGATCTGTGGAAGAACAAGGACAAGTACAAGATCGGAATTTACATTCTGCCGAAAAAGCTGGATGAAGAAGTGGCACGACTCCACCTTGAAAAGATTGGCGTGAAGTTGACGACGCTGTCGAAGAAGCAGGCCGATTATTTGAGCGTTCCGGTGGATGGGCCCTACAAAGCAGACCATTATCGGTACTAA
- a CDS encoding ComEA family DNA-binding protein translates to MLDLRHKLLSAALLLAAIPALAPRAAVAQTAKPAAASAAASAAPLDINTASADQLKAFNGIGDAYAKRIIDGRPYTAKNQLVTRGILPQATYNKIKDQIIASHPKK, encoded by the coding sequence ATGCTCGATCTTCGCCACAAACTTCTCTCTGCCGCGCTTCTGCTTGCAGCAATTCCAGCCTTAGCGCCACGAGCCGCCGTTGCCCAAACTGCAAAACCTGCCGCAGCCTCCGCTGCTGCCTCTGCTGCGCCGCTCGACATTAACACCGCATCCGCCGACCAACTCAAGGCATTCAATGGCATCGGCGATGCCTACGCAAAACGCATCATCGATGGTCGTCCGTACACTGCGAAGAACCAACTCGTTACCCGTGGCATTCTCCCGCAGGCAACATACAACAAGATCAAAGACCAGATTATCGCCAGCCACCCAAAGAAATAG